Genomic DNA from Mycolicibacterium helvum:
GGTCGACGCCCAACGGCGTCATGAGGTGCGTCATCACGTAATCGGGGTGCAGGCTCACCAGCAGGTTGGGGAATCCCACCAGATACATCACGGTGCGAAGTTCCTGTTCGGACAGGCCTTTGATAGCCACGCCACCGCTGCGCCCGCTCAGCGACATGGTCTCGGCCTCGTCGATCATGCTCATCCAACCGCCGATCCAGTCGCCTGGCAGGTCGAGGTTCTCGCCGCTGGTGGGTGGGCTGATCTTGGAGAGTTCGGGGTGGATGGTCGAGCAGTGGTAGCACTCCTGGTAGTTCTCGACGATCACCTTCCAGTTGGTCTCCAGCTCGTAGGAGTGCCGCGCGACGACGGTCAGGTCCTCCGGGCGGTAGGGACCGATGATGTCTTCCATTCCGGCGACGTGCAGGTCGAAATCGACGTCGCTGCCGCTGGGGTCGACGAACAGGTAGCCGTGCCAGTCCACCAGTCGCAGTTCGGCGAGGCCGAATTGTCCGGAGTCGAAGGCGTCGGCGGCATCGAAGCCGGGCGCTTTGCGCAGTTCGCCGTTGAGCTTGTAGGACCACGAGTGGTACGGGCAGACGATGCCCCGCCGCTTGGCGGTGGCACCGCAGGTCAGCATCTCGTGGCCGCGGTGGCGGCAGACGTTGGCGAAGGCGCGCACCTGATTGTCTTCGCCGCGCACCAGAAGGATTCCGTTTGCGCCCGCGCCGACGGCCTTCTGCGCGCCGGCCCCGTCTAGGTCGCTGGCGTGGCCCACGCAGTGCCAGCCGGCGAAGATGTTGCGCTTCTCCCACTCGAATACTGCCGGGTCGACATAGGCCTCCCGCGGCAGCATTCGGGACTGTCCGAACGGCGCGAGGGAGGCGGCGAGGTCGTCGGCAGGCACCGGCGCCGGAGTCTGTTTGAACATACAGTCAGACTAGTCTGGCTGGTGTCACAGGTCCAGAGATCATCGCAGCTCAGGCCTCACCGGCGAATGCGGCGATCCCGCCGCGCGTTGCGTCATCGCCACGAGTCATCCGGCGATACACCAGATATCCGACGGTCACCGCGACCAAAGCCGCCAACAAAAGCAGAGTGGCAAGCGCATTGAGCGCCGGGGTCGGCGCGGCGCGCGCGGTGTTGTAGATCTTCACCGAGACCGGTTCGGTCGAGGAATTGCCGGACAGGTAGCGCACCAGAACGAAGTCGTCGATCACGTCGGCGAACACCAGCACCGTGCTGGCGAAGATCGCCGGGAACAACATCGGCACCGTCACCCGTCGCAGCGCTTCCATCGGCGAGGCGCCCAAATCCATTGCGGCTTCTTCATAGTGGCTGCCGATCGTGGCGAGCCTGGCGCGCACGAGCACGGCCGGGTAGGCGATCTGGAAAGTGACCAGACCGATCACCTGAGCGGAAGTGCCGAGCCCGATCGGGAGCGCCAGCGAAGTCATCACGAAAAGCAGTGCGACGGCCAGCAGCACCTCAGGAACCACGAACGACACCAGCATCAGCAGGTTGGCGCCGGCGGGCAGCCGCCCCCGCCAGCGGTCGATGCCGATGGCGAACAGCACGCCCAGCGGCACAGTGATCAGCGTGGTGATCACACCGAGCTTGAGCGTCTGCAGCAGGGCGGTGTGCAGCGAGGCGTCGTGCCATACCGATCTGGTTGCGTCGCCCCAGTACCAGCGAAAGGAGAAGCCCTGCCAATTGGTCCGCGACCTGCCATCGTTGAACGAGAACATCACCGCGATCAGCACAGGCAACAGCGACCACACCAGATAGCCGGCGGTGACGGCCATCAGGATCCGCGGCGGCCGCCACGGGTCTTTCCACCAGGAGATGGGACCTCTCATGCCGCCCCCTCGCAGGCTCGGTCGCGACATGTCCGCCCATGATTCGCTCCGCAAGCGTCGCTCATGTGGATACCTCATCGCGGGCGGTGACCCGCACGTAGTAGAACATCGGCACCACGGTGACGATCAGCACGAGCATCACGAACGCTCCGGCCTGACCGGTCTGCCCCGGGGCTTGCACGCTGTCGTTGATCAGGTTGCCGACCATCGCCGTCTTCGGTGAGGCCGACAGCATGTCGGAGGTGAAGTAGTCACCGAGCATGGGCAGACAGGTCAGCAGGACCGCGGCCAGGATCGTGGGCCGGCACATCGGCAGTGTCACCCGCCAGAACGATTCGAGCCGGTTCGCCCCCAGATCGCGGGCGGCCTCCAGTGTCGACTGCGGCAGCCGGTCGAGGCCGGCGTACAGCGGCAGAATC
This window encodes:
- a CDS encoding aromatic ring-hydroxylating oxygenase subunit alpha, with product MFKQTPAPVPADDLAASLAPFGQSRMLPREAYVDPAVFEWEKRNIFAGWHCVGHASDLDGAGAQKAVGAGANGILLVRGEDNQVRAFANVCRHRGHEMLTCGATAKRRGIVCPYHSWSYKLNGELRKAPGFDAADAFDSGQFGLAELRLVDWHGYLFVDPSGSDVDFDLHVAGMEDIIGPYRPEDLTVVARHSYELETNWKVIVENYQECYHCSTIHPELSKISPPTSGENLDLPGDWIGGWMSMIDEAETMSLSGRSGGVAIKGLSEQELRTVMYLVGFPNLLVSLHPDYVMTHLMTPLGVDRTHVECAWAFPKEALDKPDFDPSYAVDFWDLTNRQDWTACESVQRGLSSPHARPGPLAPDEDGVYQFVTRVARAYTGSR
- a CDS encoding ABC transporter permease yields the protein MRGPISWWKDPWRPPRILMAVTAGYLVWSLLPVLIAVMFSFNDGRSRTNWQGFSFRWYWGDATRSVWHDASLHTALLQTLKLGVITTLITVPLGVLFAIGIDRWRGRLPAGANLLMLVSFVVPEVLLAVALLFVMTSLALPIGLGTSAQVIGLVTFQIAYPAVLVRARLATIGSHYEEAAMDLGASPMEALRRVTVPMLFPAIFASTVLVFADVIDDFVLVRYLSGNSSTEPVSVKIYNTARAAPTPALNALATLLLLAALVAVTVGYLVYRRMTRGDDATRGGIAAFAGEA